The following are encoded together in the Streptomyces sp. NBC_01465 genome:
- a CDS encoding DMT family transporter, giving the protein MSVPAARRAWLTDLPVLLVAVVWGSSYLAAKGVTTTQTVLAVLVLRFAVVLPVLFVVGRRKLLALSGAQIRGAGVLGLILAGVFILETYGVVHTSATNAGLIISLTMIFTPIAESRLRGTKLSGSFVAAAGLSVLGVLLLTQGAGFSEPSLGDLLMLGAAVVRTVHVLAMSRMKSVQDADALSMTTVQLASAVVVFALLSAAPGTGGTPWAAAAGFGAGDWLGLVYLSAFCTLFAFFVQMWAVRRTSPSRVSLLLGTEPVWAAVVGIALAGDRPGWLGFAGAVLVLAGTAWGRTAVAPRPTAEATAPAVEPNATDPGVYDLAHGEFHGAPSAPDRPSHMRVE; this is encoded by the coding sequence ATGAGCGTCCCCGCGGCCCGCCGTGCCTGGCTGACCGATCTGCCCGTGCTGCTGGTCGCAGTGGTGTGGGGCTCCAGCTACCTCGCCGCCAAGGGCGTCACCACGACCCAGACGGTGCTCGCGGTGCTCGTCCTGCGGTTCGCCGTGGTGCTGCCCGTGCTGTTCGTCGTCGGCCGGCGCAAGCTGCTCGCGCTGAGCGGTGCGCAGATACGCGGGGCCGGCGTCCTCGGGCTGATACTCGCCGGGGTTTTCATCCTCGAGACGTACGGCGTCGTGCACACCTCCGCGACCAACGCCGGGCTCATCATCAGCCTCACCATGATCTTCACGCCGATCGCCGAGAGCCGTCTGCGCGGGACGAAGCTGTCGGGGTCGTTCGTCGCGGCCGCCGGGCTCTCGGTGCTCGGGGTGCTGCTCCTGACGCAGGGCGCCGGGTTCTCCGAGCCGTCGCTCGGCGATCTGCTGATGCTGGGTGCGGCCGTCGTCCGTACCGTCCACGTCCTCGCGATGTCGCGCATGAAGTCGGTGCAGGACGCGGACGCACTGTCGATGACCACGGTCCAACTGGCCAGCGCCGTCGTGGTGTTCGCGCTGCTTTCGGCGGCGCCGGGCACCGGGGGCACGCCGTGGGCGGCAGCCGCGGGCTTCGGGGCCGGGGACTGGCTGGGGCTGGTCTATCTGTCGGCGTTCTGCACACTTTTCGCGTTCTTCGTACAGATGTGGGCGGTCCGCAGGACGTCCCCCTCGCGCGTCAGCCTGCTGCTCGGCACGGAGCCGGTGTGGGCCGCGGTCGTCGGCATCGCGCTCGCCGGGGACCGGCCGGGGTGGCTCGGGTTCGCGGGGGCGGTGCTGGTGCTCGCGGGTACGGCGTGGGGGCGTACGGCAGTCGCCCCGCGGCCGACGGCGGAGGCGACCGCACCAGCCGTCGAGCCGAACGCCACGGACCCCGGCGTCTACGATCTCGCCCATGGGGAATTCCATGGTGCGCCCAGCGCCCCTGACCGTCCTTCCCACATGCGTGTGGAGTGA
- a CDS encoding alpha/beta fold hydrolase — MPQTPTPQPAPLTHRLVPAPAGRIHLVEQGTGPLVLLVHGFPESWYSWRRQLPVLAAAGYRAVAVDVRGYGRSSRPDGAAAYRMLDLVEDAVAVVRALGEETAVVVGHDWGSTIAAHCALVRPDVFRAVGLLSVPYAPPGGPRPSEVFAGMGGDEEFYVAYFQEPGRAEAEIEPDVRGWLAGFYAAFSADTMPGPDAPDPHFVTRGGRLRDRFPAGPPLPAWLDEAELDVYAAEFERTGLTGALNRYRNMDRDWEDLAEFRGAPITQPSLFVGGTRDASTMWLADAIKAYDTTLPGLRGSHLIEGCGHWIQQERPDTVNELLMDWLGSL; from the coding sequence ATGCCGCAGACGCCCACGCCGCAGCCCGCACCCCTCACCCACCGCCTGGTCCCCGCACCGGCGGGCCGCATCCACCTCGTGGAGCAGGGCACGGGCCCACTCGTCCTCCTCGTCCACGGCTTCCCGGAGTCCTGGTACTCCTGGCGCCGCCAGCTCCCGGTGCTCGCCGCGGCGGGCTACCGCGCGGTCGCGGTCGACGTACGCGGCTACGGTCGCTCCTCCCGGCCGGACGGGGCCGCCGCGTACCGGATGCTCGACCTGGTCGAGGACGCCGTCGCCGTCGTGCGCGCGCTCGGCGAGGAGACGGCGGTGGTCGTCGGCCACGACTGGGGTTCGACCATCGCCGCGCACTGCGCGCTGGTGCGCCCCGACGTCTTCCGCGCGGTCGGCCTCCTGAGCGTCCCGTACGCACCGCCGGGCGGCCCGCGCCCGAGCGAGGTGTTCGCGGGGATGGGCGGGGACGAGGAGTTCTACGTCGCGTACTTCCAGGAGCCGGGCCGCGCCGAGGCGGAGATCGAGCCCGACGTACGGGGCTGGCTGGCCGGGTTCTACGCGGCGTTCTCCGCGGACACGATGCCGGGCCCGGACGCCCCGGACCCGCACTTCGTGACCCGGGGCGGGCGCCTGCGGGACAGGTTCCCGGCCGGACCGCCGCTGCCCGCCTGGCTGGACGAGGCCGAACTCGACGTCTACGCGGCCGAGTTCGAGCGGACGGGGCTGACCGGCGCGCTCAACCGCTACCGGAACATGGACCGCGACTGGGAGGACCTGGCGGAGTTCCGGGGCGCACCGATCACCCAGCCGTCCCTGTTCGTGGGCGGTACGCGGGACGCCTCGACGATGTGGTTGGCGGACGCGATCAAGGCGTACGACACGACGCTGCCGGGGCTGCGTGGGTCGCATCTGATCGAGGGGTGCGGGCACTGGATCCAGCAGGAACGGCCGGACACCGTCAATGAGTTGCTCATGGACTGGCTCGGATCGCTCTGA